A stretch of the Bradyrhizobium arachidis genome encodes the following:
- the mutM gene encoding bifunctional DNA-formamidopyrimidine glycosylase/DNA-(apurinic or apyrimidinic site) lyase: MPELPEVETVRRGLQPVMEGAKIVKAEARRADLRFPFQPDFVKRLQGQIVTGLGRRAKYLMADLASGDVLLMHLGMSGSFRVIKLDAEKSPGEFHYPRAKDSTHDHVLFRMSSGADIVFNDPRRFGYMKVIARNALDQEPLLRGLGPEPLGNEFDAAMLAESCAGKKTSLKAALLDQRVVAGLGNIYVCEALHRSHLSPRRIAATLATKKGEPTDHAGRLVGAIHAVLNDAIKAGGSSLRDHRQTTGELGYFQHSFKVYDREGETCKTPGCGGTVKRFTQNGRSTFWCPKCQK, translated from the coding sequence ATGCCTGAATTGCCCGAAGTCGAGACCGTCCGCCGCGGGCTTCAGCCCGTCATGGAGGGTGCCAAAATCGTCAAGGCGGAGGCCCGCAGGGCCGATTTGCGCTTTCCCTTTCAGCCCGACTTCGTCAAGCGGCTGCAGGGACAGATCGTCACGGGGCTTGGCCGGCGCGCAAAATATCTCATGGCCGATCTCGCCTCCGGCGACGTGCTCTTGATGCATCTCGGGATGTCCGGCTCGTTTCGCGTCATCAAGCTAGATGCCGAAAAATCGCCCGGCGAATTTCATTATCCACGGGCTAAGGATTCGACCCACGATCACGTCCTGTTCCGGATGTCGTCCGGAGCCGACATCGTCTTCAACGATCCGCGCCGCTTCGGTTACATGAAAGTGATCGCGCGCAACGCCCTCGATCAGGAGCCGCTGTTGCGCGGGCTCGGCCCGGAGCCGCTCGGCAATGAGTTCGATGCCGCGATGCTCGCGGAGTCCTGTGCCGGCAAGAAGACCAGCCTGAAGGCCGCGCTGCTCGACCAGCGCGTGGTGGCGGGGCTTGGCAACATCTATGTCTGCGAAGCGCTGCATCGCTCGCATCTGTCGCCGCGGCGGATCGCCGCGACGCTGGCCACGAAAAAGGGCGAGCCGACGGATCATGCCGGGCGGCTGGTCGGCGCGATCCACGCCGTGCTCAACGACGCCATCAAGGCCGGCGGATCGAGCTTGCGCGATCATCGACAGACCACGGGCGAGCTCGGCTATTTCCAGCACTCGTTCAAGGTTTACGACCGCGAGGGCGAGACGTGCAAAACGCCGGGCTGCGGCGGCACCGTGAAGCGGTTTACCCAGAACGGTCGATCGACCTTCTGGTGTCCGAAATGTCAGAAGTGA
- a CDS encoding ParA family protein has translation MHTIVLATQKGGSGKSTLAIGLALAARQAGFSVRLIETDPQGTLSNWQRRRNDAEPVVEPIYHAADIEPRLKMLAESGLQLAIIDTAAGLSAATTAAIRHSDLCLIPSRPAVADIEATTSTLSVARAWKRPFSFVLNQTPIRGQRIDNAADTLAEEAALDLTEVVARPLIVMRNDHQDSLAVGLGVSEFAPNAKSTEEIRGLWRWIANRLDLSATATNLLIDEVMSTADVVLHATDALAQDKAASLAS, from the coding sequence ATGCACACGATCGTACTGGCCACCCAAAAGGGTGGCAGTGGCAAGAGCACGCTCGCCATCGGCCTCGCGCTGGCCGCCCGGCAGGCCGGCTTTTCCGTCCGCCTGATCGAGACCGACCCGCAGGGCACGTTGTCGAACTGGCAGCGCCGCCGCAACGACGCCGAGCCCGTCGTTGAGCCCATCTACCATGCCGCCGACATCGAGCCGCGCCTCAAGATGTTGGCCGAGAGCGGCCTTCAACTCGCGATCATCGACACCGCCGCCGGCCTCAGCGCCGCGACCACGGCCGCGATCCGCCATTCCGATCTGTGCCTGATCCCATCCCGCCCGGCGGTTGCCGACATCGAGGCCACCACCTCGACGCTGAGCGTCGCGCGCGCCTGGAAGCGTCCCTTCAGCTTCGTGCTCAACCAGACCCCGATCCGCGGCCAGCGCATCGACAATGCGGCGGACACGCTCGCCGAGGAAGCCGCGCTCGATCTCACTGAGGTGGTCGCCCGTCCCCTGATCGTGATGCGCAATGATCATCAGGACTCGCTTGCGGTGGGCCTCGGCGTCAGCGAATTCGCGCCCAACGCCAAGTCGACCGAGGAGATCCGCGGCCTCTGGCGCTGGATCGCGAACCGGCTCGATCTGTCGGCCACGGCAACCAATCTGCTGATCGACGAGGTCATGTCGACCGCAGACGTGGTGTTGCACGCAACCGACGCGCTCGCGCAGGACAAAGCGGCTTCGCTGGCGTCCTGA
- the ggt gene encoding gamma-glutamyltransferase has protein sequence MSGNWRDRAAATFECQKQPAVSSRGMVVSNHPLASSAGAEMLAAGGNAIDAAIATLFTLTVVEPMMVGIIGGGMAHIRLADGSHRFIDGQSTVPLAVRDTTYTSKPGSRHDVFDTVGDENLNGPKAVAVPGSLKAWCETLRRFGTMSLADVMQPAIKHAARGYATTPYLHECITETAAEMRKDKPIAAIYLPSGEPLKVGERVVQAEYAETLSYIADHGEKALYEGPLGDILVDYMENNGGFIRRADLTSYKTVERQPIRADYRGWTILGPPPPAASGVHIAQMLNILEGYDIASLGFGTAETIHHLAEVLKIAFADRAAASGDPDHVGVPVERLTSKAYAEERRRVIDPAKAQAWSAGVTQLEGAHTTHMTVADAAGNVVATTQTINNLFGAKILIPGLGTIPNNYMNLFDPRPGHALSPAPGKRVTTSMSPLIALRDGKLKFALGLPGGKRIFPSAMQALINLIDHRMSLQEAVEAPRVWTEGNALEVEQAVPKGVRAKLATMGHKVEVMPTVAGGMNAIAFDEDGTMTGAACWRADGTPIGMSGGLARSGIRFRLS, from the coding sequence ATGAGCGGCAACTGGCGCGATCGTGCGGCGGCGACCTTCGAATGCCAGAAGCAACCGGCAGTCTCGAGCCGCGGCATGGTGGTCAGCAATCATCCGCTCGCCTCGAGCGCCGGCGCCGAGATGCTGGCCGCCGGCGGCAACGCCATCGATGCCGCGATCGCCACGCTGTTCACGCTGACCGTGGTCGAGCCGATGATGGTCGGCATCATCGGCGGCGGCATGGCGCATATCCGGCTCGCCGACGGCAGCCATCGCTTCATCGACGGCCAGAGCACGGTGCCACTAGCCGTGCGCGACACCACCTACACCTCAAAGCCGGGCTCCCGCCATGACGTGTTCGATACCGTCGGCGACGAGAATCTCAACGGACCGAAGGCGGTCGCCGTCCCCGGCTCGCTGAAGGCATGGTGCGAGACGCTGCGGCGGTTCGGCACGATGAGTCTGGCCGACGTCATGCAGCCCGCGATCAAGCACGCCGCCCGCGGCTATGCGACGACGCCCTATTTGCACGAATGCATCACCGAAACCGCGGCCGAAATGCGCAAGGACAAGCCGATCGCGGCGATCTATTTGCCGAGCGGTGAACCTCTGAAGGTCGGCGAACGCGTGGTGCAGGCCGAGTATGCGGAGACGCTGTCCTACATCGCCGACCACGGCGAGAAGGCGCTTTACGAGGGGCCGCTCGGCGACATCCTCGTCGATTACATGGAGAACAACGGCGGCTTCATCCGCCGCGCCGATCTGACCAGCTACAAGACGGTGGAGCGCCAGCCGATCCGCGCCGACTATCGCGGCTGGACCATTTTGGGGCCGCCGCCGCCCGCGGCCTCCGGCGTGCATATCGCGCAGATGCTGAACATTCTGGAAGGCTATGACATCGCGAGCCTCGGCTTCGGCACGGCGGAGACCATTCACCATCTCGCCGAAGTCTTGAAGATCGCCTTTGCTGATCGCGCCGCCGCCAGCGGCGATCCTGACCATGTCGGCGTTCCCGTCGAGCGGCTGACGTCAAAAGCCTATGCCGAGGAGCGCCGCCGCGTCATCGATCCCGCCAAGGCGCAGGCGTGGAGCGCGGGTGTCACACAGCTCGAGGGCGCCCACACCACGCACATGACGGTTGCGGACGCTGCGGGCAACGTGGTCGCGACCACGCAGACCATCAACAATCTGTTTGGCGCAAAGATATTGATCCCCGGCCTCGGCACCATCCCGAACAACTACATGAACCTGTTCGATCCGCGTCCCGGTCATGCCTTGTCGCCGGCGCCGGGCAAGCGCGTCACCACCTCGATGTCGCCGTTGATCGCATTGCGCGACGGCAAGCTGAAGTTTGCGCTCGGCCTGCCGGGGGGCAAACGCATCTTTCCGAGTGCCATGCAAGCGTTGATCAATTTGATCGACCACCGCATGAGCCTGCAGGAGGCGGTCGAGGCGCCGCGGGTGTGGACCGAAGGCAATGCGCTGGAGGTCGAGCAGGCCGTGCCGAAGGGCGTGCGCGCAAAACTCGCAACCATGGGCCACAAGGTCGAGGTCATGCCGACGGTTGCCGGCGGCATGAACGCGATCGCGTTCGACGAGGACGGCACCATGACGGGTGCTGCCTGTTGGCGCGCCGACGGCACGCCGATCGGCATGTCCGGCGGCCTCGCACGCAGCGGAATCCGGTTCAGGCTGAGCTAA
- a CDS encoding serine protease — protein sequence MRSMLAATLMFVTATGAHAQMSTPAIPGTTPKTVQTVPIRPALQTPSETADAMGQAERLSLQSDLAWVGQYNGAITGDVSERMVNAIKEYQKAKGGKPTGVLNPQERGALADTPRKKQESVGWKITLEPTSGARLGIPGKLVPQQSTDANGSKWTSPTGTVQVILSRRKEAGPTTAKLAEQEKKEAGRKVDYTVVKPDFFVLSGLQGLKKFYVRGAFKGDEVRIMTILYDQATENTVEPVVIAMSSAFAAFPAGPQAGPPPRKTVEYGTGIVVTDDGVIVTDRAVTDGCLALTIAGFGSADRIAEDRDRDIALLHIYGARGLKPLSLAGGATKTNVDIVGIADPQNQGGGSAVSSVKGAVASVSGGDSALSPAPAVGFSGSPAIDDSGKFAGIALLKPVIVAGPAAPTVQAVMVSADAVRDFLKANNVTANGSATDAKAAVVRVICVRK from the coding sequence ATGAGATCGATGCTTGCGGCAACATTGATGTTCGTGACGGCGACCGGCGCGCACGCCCAGATGTCGACGCCCGCGATCCCAGGCACCACGCCGAAGACGGTGCAGACCGTCCCGATCCGTCCCGCATTGCAAACTCCGTCGGAGACCGCCGACGCGATGGGGCAGGCGGAGCGGCTGTCGCTGCAATCCGACCTCGCCTGGGTCGGGCAGTACAATGGCGCGATCACCGGCGACGTCAGCGAGCGCATGGTCAACGCGATCAAGGAGTATCAGAAGGCCAAGGGCGGCAAGCCGACCGGCGTGCTCAATCCGCAGGAGCGCGGCGCGCTCGCGGACACGCCGCGGAAGAAGCAGGAGAGTGTCGGCTGGAAGATCACGCTAGAGCCGACCAGCGGTGCGCGGCTCGGCATTCCCGGTAAACTGGTGCCGCAGCAGTCGACCGACGCCAACGGCTCGAAATGGACGTCGCCGACCGGAACCGTCCAGGTGATTTTGAGCCGGCGCAAGGAAGCTGGCCCAACCACGGCCAAGCTCGCCGAACAGGAGAAGAAGGAGGCCGGACGCAAGGTCGACTACACCGTGGTGAAGCCGGATTTCTTCGTGCTGTCGGGCCTGCAGGGCCTGAAGAAGTTTTACGTACGCGGCGCCTTCAAGGGCGACGAAGTCCGCATCATGACGATCCTCTACGACCAGGCCACCGAGAACACGGTCGAGCCGGTCGTGATCGCGATGTCGAGCGCGTTCGCCGCGTTTCCGGCTGGGCCCCAGGCCGGTCCGCCGCCGCGCAAGACCGTCGAATACGGCACCGGAATCGTCGTCACCGATGACGGCGTGATCGTCACCGATCGCGCGGTGACGGACGGCTGCCTTGCCCTCACGATTGCCGGCTTTGGCAGCGCCGACCGCATCGCCGAGGACAGGGATCGCGACATCGCGCTGCTGCACATCTATGGCGCGCGCGGGCTGAAGCCGCTCAGCCTCGCGGGCGGCGCCACAAAGACCAATGTCGACATCGTCGGCATCGCCGATCCGCAGAACCAGGGCGGCGGCAGCGCCGTATCGAGCGTCAAGGGCGCGGTCGCATCGGTCAGTGGGGGCGATTCCGCGCTGTCGCCCGCACCTGCGGTCGGCTTCTCCGGAAGCCCCGCGATCGACGATTCCGGCAAGTTCGCCGGCATCGCGCTGCTGAAGCCCGTGATCGTCGCCGGCCCCGCCGCACCAACGGTACAGGCGGTGATGGTTTCCGCCGACGCCGTGCGCGATTTCCTCAAAGCGAACAACGTCACCGCCAACGGCAGCGCGACGGATGCGAAAGCCGCCGTCGTGCGCGTGATCTGCGTGCGGAAGTAA
- a CDS encoding molybdopterin-synthase adenylyltransferase MoeB translates to MLSADELERYARHIVLRDVGGPGQAALKQASVLVIGAGGLGAPALMYLAAAGIGTLGVVDDDVVSLSNLQRQVIHTTPDIGRHKVESAAERIAALNPHVRFVGHATWLNADNALELIGDYDLVLDGSDNFSTRYLVSDACFFAKRPLITAALGTFDGSLTTIRAHEKNEDGAYNPTYRCLFPEAPPPGTVPACSEAGVMGALAGVLGSMMALEAIREIVGFGDGLVGRLLMLDARAMRFETLRYARDPANPLNGDGPVFDDLSIHRE, encoded by the coding sequence GTGCTCAGCGCGGACGAACTCGAACGCTATGCCCGGCATATCGTGCTGCGCGACGTCGGCGGCCCCGGCCAGGCGGCGCTGAAGCAGGCCTCGGTGCTGGTGATCGGCGCCGGCGGTCTCGGCGCACCGGCCCTGATGTATCTGGCCGCGGCCGGCATCGGCACGTTAGGGGTGGTCGATGACGACGTCGTCTCGCTCTCCAACCTCCAGCGCCAGGTCATCCACACGACGCCGGATATCGGCCGGCACAAGGTCGAAAGCGCCGCCGAGCGGATCGCCGCGCTCAATCCGCATGTGCGCTTCGTCGGCCACGCCACCTGGCTCAATGCCGACAACGCGCTGGAGCTGATCGGCGACTACGACCTCGTGCTCGACGGTTCCGACAATTTCTCGACGCGCTACCTCGTCTCCGACGCCTGCTTCTTTGCCAAGCGACCGCTGATCACGGCGGCGCTCGGCACGTTCGACGGCTCGCTCACCACGATCCGCGCCCATGAGAAGAACGAGGACGGCGCGTACAATCCGACCTATCGCTGCCTGTTCCCGGAAGCGCCGCCGCCCGGCACGGTGCCGGCCTGCTCGGAGGCCGGCGTCATGGGCGCGCTCGCTGGCGTTTTGGGCTCGATGATGGCGCTGGAGGCCATTCGCGAGATCGTCGGCTTCGGCGACGGCCTGGTCGGCCGTCTGTTGATGCTGGATGCCCGCGCGATGCGTTTTGAGACGCTGCGTTACGCGCGCGATCCGGCCAATCCGCTCAATGGCGATGGGCCCGTGTTCGACGATTTGAGCATCCATCGCGAGTAG
- a CDS encoding TetR/AcrR family transcriptional regulator C-terminal domain-containing protein: MLDIASRARASKATLYARFASKEVLFEALMAWETRQGTEVLDAIAANATLDAVTALEYFATELLALMLQPKKLALFRIAAAEGQRLSAVGRAYSAHTRDHGLKRAREIVARLLREGAIEIDNGAEFGHSFIGLLQGELYTRALLGTIPPPSRGEIEHHARQAVARLIRAYAPPAGPRSTASRAR, encoded by the coding sequence ATGCTCGACATCGCTAGCCGCGCACGTGCCTCGAAAGCGACGCTCTACGCCCGCTTCGCCAGCAAGGAAGTCTTGTTCGAAGCGCTCATGGCCTGGGAAACCCGCCAGGGCACCGAGGTGCTGGATGCCATCGCTGCCAACGCAACGCTCGACGCAGTAACCGCGCTGGAATATTTTGCGACGGAGCTCCTTGCGCTGATGCTGCAACCGAAGAAGCTGGCACTGTTCCGGATCGCGGCAGCCGAGGGCCAGCGACTTTCGGCCGTGGGTCGCGCCTACAGCGCCCATACCCGCGACCATGGCCTAAAGCGTGCACGGGAGATCGTGGCGCGCCTGCTGCGCGAGGGGGCCATCGAGATAGATAACGGTGCTGAGTTCGGACACAGCTTCATCGGTCTGCTGCAAGGAGAGCTCTATACGCGCGCGCTGCTCGGCACGATTCCACCACCCAGCCGCGGCGAGATTGAGCATCATGCGCGTCAGGCCGTTGCCCGCCTGATCCGGGCCTATGCGCCACCGGCAGGGCCGAGATCCACTGCCTCGCGTGCGCGCTGA
- a CDS encoding D-glycerate dehydrogenase — MSVKKKPLVVVTRKLPDSIETRMRELFDARINLDDTPLSPEQIAEAARTADVLVPTVTDQITADVINQPDCKLRLIANFGNGVDNIDVEAAHARGITVTNTPKVLTEDTADMTMALILAVPRRLIEGASILTEGKPWAGWSPTWMLGHRIGGKRLGIIGMGRIGQAVARRARAFGLQIHYHNRRPVAPKIAEELGATYWESLDQMLARMDIISVNCPHTPATYHLLSARRLKLIRKEAYVVNTARGEVTDEDTLIKLIEAGEIGGAALDVYEHEPAVNPKLVRLAKAGKVTLLPHMGSATIEGRVEMGEKVIINIRTFLDAHKPPDRVLPSML, encoded by the coding sequence ATGTCGGTCAAGAAAAAGCCCCTCGTCGTCGTCACCCGCAAGCTGCCGGACTCGATCGAGACGCGCATGCGCGAATTGTTCGACGCGCGGATCAACCTCGACGACACGCCGCTGTCGCCCGAGCAGATCGCGGAAGCCGCCCGCACCGCCGACGTGCTGGTTCCGACCGTGACCGACCAGATCACCGCCGACGTCATCAACCAGCCCGACTGCAAGCTCCGCCTGATCGCGAATTTCGGCAATGGCGTCGACAATATCGATGTCGAGGCGGCGCATGCCCGCGGCATCACCGTGACCAATACGCCGAAGGTTTTGACCGAAGACACCGCCGACATGACCATGGCGCTGATCCTCGCCGTGCCGCGCCGGCTGATCGAGGGCGCCTCGATCCTGACCGAGGGCAAGCCGTGGGCGGGCTGGTCGCCGACCTGGATGCTCGGCCACCGTATCGGCGGCAAGCGCCTCGGCATTATCGGCATGGGCCGCATCGGCCAGGCGGTCGCGCGCCGCGCCCGCGCCTTCGGCCTCCAGATCCACTATCACAACCGCCGGCCCGTGGCCCCGAAGATCGCCGAAGAACTTGGCGCGACCTATTGGGAAAGCCTCGACCAGATGCTGGCGCGGATGGACATCATCTCGGTGAACTGTCCGCACACGCCGGCGACCTACCATCTCTTGTCGGCGCGGCGGCTGAAACTGATCCGCAAAGAGGCCTATGTCGTCAACACCGCGCGCGGCGAGGTGACCGACGAAGATACCCTGATCAAGCTGATCGAAGCCGGCGAGATCGGCGGCGCCGCTCTCGACGTCTATGAGCACGAGCCCGCGGTCAATCCAAAATTGGTGCGGCTCGCCAAGGCCGGCAAGGTGACTCTGCTGCCGCATATGGGCTCGGCGACGATCGAAGGCCGTGTCGAGATGGGCGAGAAGGTGATCATCAACATCAGAACCTTCCTCGACGCCCACAAGCCGCCGGATCGCGTGCTGCCGAGCATGCTCTGA
- a CDS encoding SH3 domain-containing protein, which yields MALGRLSSVVALVCVWLGTSVSTSHSAKDTVQTTSGLPVPRYVSLKSDHVNVRAGPTKDNDVAWVYTRSGLPVEITAEFENWRRVRDSEGSEGWVYHSLLSGRRTAVVTMKHKDDLAPIYDRADPDSAVAARLQAGVVAQVKKCVTGWCRVMGNGFDGWIQQERLWGVYADEQVN from the coding sequence ATGGCGTTGGGGCGTTTGAGTTCGGTGGTTGCGCTCGTGTGTGTCTGGCTGGGTACCTCCGTCAGCACAAGTCATTCCGCCAAGGACACCGTGCAGACAACCTCAGGCTTGCCGGTGCCGCGTTATGTCAGCCTCAAATCCGATCACGTGAACGTCCGTGCCGGCCCGACCAAGGACAATGACGTGGCCTGGGTCTACACCCGCTCCGGGCTGCCGGTCGAAATCACCGCAGAGTTCGAGAACTGGCGCCGGGTGCGCGATTCGGAAGGGTCTGAAGGCTGGGTCTATCACTCGCTGCTGTCGGGCCGCCGCACCGCCGTCGTCACCATGAAGCACAAGGACGACCTAGCCCCGATCTACGATCGCGCCGATCCGGACAGCGCGGTTGCGGCGCGGCTTCAGGCCGGCGTCGTCGCCCAGGTCAAAAAGTGCGTCACCGGATGGTGCCGCGTCATGGGCAACGGATTTGACGGCTGGATCCAGCAGGAACGGCTGTGGGGCGTCTACGCCGACGAGCAGGTGAATTGA
- the irrA gene encoding iron response transcriptional regulator IrrA, which translates to MSENNPPHNDEAALSASLHPGRQPALTGCPWHDVNEMLQAAGLRPTRQRMALGWLLFGKGARHLTAEMLYEEATLAKVPVSLATVYNTLNQLTDAGLLRQVSVDGTKTYFDTNVTTHHHYYLENSHELVDIPDPHLALSKMPDVPEGYEIARIDMVVRLRKKR; encoded by the coding sequence ATGAGCGAGAACAACCCGCCCCATAACGACGAAGCCGCCCTTTCCGCGTCCCTCCATCCGGGGCGCCAGCCGGCATTGACCGGCTGCCCATGGCACGACGTCAACGAAATGCTCCAGGCTGCCGGCCTCCGTCCGACGCGCCAGAGGATGGCGCTTGGCTGGCTGCTGTTCGGCAAGGGCGCCCGCCACCTCACGGCTGAAATGCTCTACGAGGAAGCCACGCTGGCCAAGGTTCCGGTGTCGCTCGCCACCGTCTACAACACGCTCAACCAGCTTACCGACGCGGGCCTGCTGCGTCAGGTCAGCGTCGATGGCACCAAGACCTATTTCGACACCAACGTCACGACGCATCACCACTATTATCTCGAGAACAGCCACGAACTGGTCGATATCCCCGACCCGCATCTGGCGCTGTCGAAGATGCCCGACGTGCCCGAAGGCTACGAGATCGCGCGCATCGACATGGTCGTGCGCCTGCGCAAGAAGCGCTGA
- the fabA gene encoding bifunctional 3-hydroxydecanoyl-ACP dehydratase/trans-2-decenoyl-ACP isomerase, whose protein sequence is MLNRRNGYEFEDLLACARGEMFGPGNAQLPLPPMLMFDRITEISETGGEFGKGVVHAELDVKPDLWFFGCHFKNDPVMPGCLGLDALWQMVGFYLGWIGGEGRGRALGLNELKFSGQVLPEARKVVYHVDMKRVMRSKLVLGVADGWLSVDDTIIYRAKDLKVGLFKQGTSLG, encoded by the coding sequence ATGCTCAACCGGCGCAACGGTTACGAATTTGAGGATTTGCTGGCGTGTGCCCGTGGCGAGATGTTCGGCCCGGGCAATGCCCAGTTGCCGTTGCCGCCGATGCTGATGTTCGACCGCATCACGGAAATCTCCGAGACCGGCGGCGAGTTCGGTAAGGGTGTTGTGCACGCCGAGCTCGATGTGAAACCGGACCTCTGGTTCTTCGGGTGCCATTTCAAGAACGACCCCGTCATGCCCGGCTGCCTCGGCCTGGACGCCCTGTGGCAGATGGTTGGATTCTACCTCGGCTGGATCGGCGGCGAGGGCCGCGGTCGCGCGCTGGGATTGAACGAGCTGAAATTCAGTGGCCAGGTGCTGCCCGAGGCCCGCAAGGTTGTGTACCACGTCGATATGAAGCGCGTGATGCGTTCAAAGCTGGTACTTGGTGTTGCCGACGGGTGGCTTTCGGTCGATGACACCATTATCTATCGCGCCAAGGACTTGAAGGTCGGCCTGTTCAAGCAGGGCACGTCGCTCGGCTAA
- the fabB gene encoding beta-ketoacyl-ACP synthase I — MRRVVVTGMGIVSSIGNNTQEVLASLHEAKSGISRAEKYAELGFRSQVQGAPTIDPATVVDRRAMRFLGQGAAWNHIAMEQAIQDSGLGPDEVSNIRTGIIMGSGGPSARTIVESADITRSKGPKRVGPFAVPKAMSSTASATLATWFKIKGVNYSISSACATSNHCVGNAYETIQIGKQDVIFAGGCEELDWSLSVLFDAMGAMSSKYNDTPATASRPYDLNRDGFVIAGGAGVLVLEELEHAKARGARIYGEIVGYGATSDGYDMVAPSGEGAERCMRMALSTVKTKVDYINPHATSTPAGDPPEIEALRKVFGAGEKCPPISATKALTGHSLGATGVQEAIYSLLMMNNGFICESAHIQELDPVFADMPIVRKRIDNARIGTVLSNSFGFGGTNATLVFSRLDA, encoded by the coding sequence ATGAGGCGGGTTGTGGTCACCGGGATGGGCATCGTCTCGTCAATCGGAAACAACACCCAGGAAGTGCTTGCGAGCCTTCACGAGGCGAAGTCAGGCATCTCGCGGGCAGAGAAATATGCCGAGCTCGGCTTCCGGTCGCAGGTGCAAGGTGCCCCGACGATTGATCCTGCCACGGTCGTCGACCGTCGCGCGATGCGCTTCCTCGGCCAGGGCGCTGCGTGGAATCACATCGCGATGGAGCAGGCGATCCAGGATTCCGGTCTTGGACCCGACGAAGTCTCCAACATCCGCACCGGCATCATCATGGGCTCGGGCGGACCGTCGGCGCGGACCATCGTGGAATCCGCCGACATCACACGCTCCAAGGGACCGAAGCGCGTCGGACCGTTCGCGGTGCCGAAGGCGATGTCGTCCACGGCCTCGGCGACGCTTGCGACCTGGTTCAAGATCAAGGGTGTCAACTATTCGATCTCGTCGGCCTGCGCCACGTCGAACCATTGCGTCGGCAACGCCTATGAGACGATCCAGATCGGCAAGCAGGACGTCATCTTCGCCGGCGGTTGCGAGGAGCTCGACTGGTCGCTGTCGGTGCTGTTCGACGCCATGGGCGCGATGTCCTCGAAATACAACGACACGCCCGCCACCGCGTCGCGGCCCTACGACCTCAACCGCGACGGTTTTGTGATTGCCGGCGGCGCCGGCGTGCTGGTGCTGGAAGAACTCGAGCATGCCAAGGCGCGCGGCGCGCGCATCTACGGCGAGATCGTGGGCTATGGCGCGACGTCTGACGGCTACGACATGGTCGCGCCGTCGGGCGAGGGCGCCGAGCGCTGCATGCGCATGGCGCTGTCCACCGTGAAGACCAAGGTCGACTACATCAATCCGCACGCCACTTCGACGCCGGCCGGCGATCCGCCGGAGATCGAGGCGCTGCGCAAGGTGTTCGGCGCCGGCGAGAAGTGCCCGCCGATCTCCGCGACCAAGGCGCTCACGGGACATTCGCTGGGCGCGACCGGCGTGCAGGAGGCGATCTATTCGCTTCTGATGATGAACAACGGCTTCATCTGCGAGAGCGCGCATATCCAGGAGCTCGACCCCGTGTTCGCCGACATGCCGATCGTGCGCAAGCGCATCGACAACGCACGAATCGGCACCGTGCTGTCGAACTCCTTCGGCTTCGGCGGCACCAATGCCACGCTGGTGTTCAGCCGGCTGGATGCGTGA